ttataattttactctatagttatttttatttaattaaatttatctctcaacaaaataaaaatgtgataaaaaaaaagaaataatatcaAAGATTATTATcgaaaaagaaaacagaaataaaaacgaaaaagaaaaagaaataatagaaatcatgggcaaatttgcaccattttttaGCAACCCGTCCAGTAACTTTGACGATAAAAATGGACCCCGAAACAGTGTAATATCAGAGAACCATTATTTTTTCAGAAAGTTCGAGATGTTAGCTTTCTGGAATGTTaaaaacggagcaaaacggagctgtaacgaaatcggtagaatttttcaaagacCACTAGTGCTGAAAAACGGGTTTGAAATTTTCTACAATTTTCAAAAACGTGTTTTATGGCCTCAACTCCACATTTCTAGCTCCTAACTCAACCATGTTCTGTCTCTAACTTATGGGAAGGTAATGAGAATCATGGATGAGAAATTTAAGGACCACTTACATGGAATTTGTTGCTCAAATAAATTGAGCTCAATTCCTTCATTCCCAACTCCCACTCAAATCAATCAAACACAACAAACCAATTTATCTATCAAATTCCTTGCCAAAATTGGCCATTTTATCAATCCATAGGTTCTTAGAAATAGTTTTTTAGCATCTAATTAGTTTAAACAAGCTCTCAATTTCCAGAATTCGTTCTCACTCAAGTTCTTCGACAAAGCTTccaattttcagaaacttcaaatccgaaattctcttaCTTTAAATATTAGCCTTCGTTTCACTCCAATCCGACCTCTACCACTCCCAAAATCAAGCCCGAAAGTCCCACGAAAATATCATTTTAGTCCCAGAATTGCTGCTGACTTGGTGGTAAATTGCTGGTCAAGTCCATGAACTCTCTGAATTGCTCCAAATTCGCCCAGAATTACCTGGACATCGCGACAGCCCCCAAGACGAGTTTCCGGAGTTCCAGTCCTCATTTTCACGTATCCCAACAACGTCAAAGAGATCAGttaattttattaatcccaTACATATCGTTTTGTTTACgacttatttatatttctaattttaaagttatttgtttttttaagttgtaattatCATGCTTTATTcttatttgtaatacaaaaaaatattggaataaaaatataaaagaaaattaaaaagtttataTCTTTGTGTCGTTTAttgcttttattttttggtacttatcttaaaaaattgttttttcgaccgacctgtcaagtaacgtcggggcccaagaccgttgtttttattttccgttcttgtaacggtcgtcaatcgctttcgtttagaattcaagtaatttaggcgcactatatttatttattttattcaattaccattttaccctttgagaaTTAGCTTCTCTGGTATGCgcgcattatttttaccatttttaatccccgcaaacgcgtatcaaggttgaaaattaggatatttcgaaaatatcgccaacaggagtaaaaaaaaggaaagcgCTATCATCTTTTGCCGGCTTATTACACTTTGTCTAAAACAGAGAAAACTAGCTTTTGTGAGTCTTTGCTTGGCTTAAAGGTACCCGTTGGATAAACTTCTTCTTTGAATCTGAAAACAAACATCAATACTaacaaaaggaaaaatagaagaaTCAGCACTCCATTCAAATAGAGACAACTTCAACTGCAACTTCAACGAAAATTGGCCAGAAATCTAAAATCTAGTGAGTCTCATTTATCGAAATGACTATTACCAAAGCATACACACAGGGCAGAGTAAAGGAATGTCCAAACATTGTTCTTTGGTTGCGCTCCGAACCTGAAGCTTATAACGAGAGCTTTGTTGCTGCTCAGCGGGCGGTCCGCTCTCTGGTTTCGGTTGAGTTGCTTGCTAAGAATGACAAATTTGACCTGGTGCTTCTGTGCAGGAAGTTCGATGGTTGTGAGGGTGAAGGAAGGGTGAAAGAGTGGGTACTTAGCATGAGAAGTATGGAAGCCATGGATGGCCTCTCAGCTATATTATCTTGAACACAGAGTAATCCGATGTTGATGCATCTCGCCAATTCAGTCGTTGATCCGTTCCTCAAATCGGGTTCTATGAAATTTGAAGGTGTTCTTGCGTTCCAGTTTTTCCATGCCTGCAAAATTCATTAATAATAGCTATAAACAAAGGTCTAACTTACTCCAAGACGTATATCAAATGCGAGAATTGTGTATATAAGGTGTCATGTAGCTCCCTAATTAAACATTAGGGGATATCTAACACACAAAGCTCACATCCATAACCATCTGGGACGTGAAACAAATATGCATAGGTAACCCAACTATAAATACGACACTCCGATGACATGTAAGACCTAACTTGATAACATGTAAATAAAGGTCTAACTTCCCCCCAAAGATACCTTAAAGGAGGAGGATTGTCTTACATATATAAGAAGTTATATAACTCCCCAATTAAGCAAACATGGAATATCTAATACACAACCCTCAGGCCCAGAACCATCTGGACTCTCTGAAGCGTGACATTAAATACAAGGTTATGATACCATATAAATAAAGGTCTACCTTaaaaggtacctcaaagggAGAGAATCCCTCACATATAAAAGAAGTCATATAACTTCCTAGTTAAGCCAATGTGGGATATCTAACACACTCCACACGGCCCGGACCGTTTGGAGCTTGACCAAATATTCATTGATGACCCACCAATATATACAAGGCTCTAATATCATGTGCATAAACCCAAACGGTACCTCAAAGGAGGGTGATTGACTCAGatatacaaaaaaatcatatacagtaaaacctctaaaaattaataatgttgggaccatgaaattttattaatttatagagatattaatttatcaaGTATAAAATTAGTGATATCgtccaagtcgggaccagaagaaattattactttaaagaggttattaatttatcgagtattaatttatgaatgTTTTACTGTAGTCCCTTAATTAAACAATGTGAGATATCTAACATAAACTTAAGCTAATACCGGATGTAAAATCTTCATGGTACATATAAGAAGTCATATACCCACTGCGCATTAAATTCAAAGATTATACGCCCTGTCATGTATACTCTTAACGCGAGAAAAGTTATTATAttctaatgattttttttaaacaaacttacaacgTCCCAAAGATTCTATTTGTATTGCTGTGAGTTTGATCCTTTATAAGTAACCTTGCCAAgccaaaatctgaaattttagGATTCATTTCTGCATCTAATAAAATGTTGCTAGCTTTAAGATCACGATGAATAACTCGATGTCGAGAATCCTCATGAAGATAAAGGAGTCCTTTAGCAATGCCTCCAATTATCTTGAAACGCTTTTCCCAATTTAAATGTTTAGACCTTACTGGATCTGCACATTAGTTAAGGGCTTAATTAACATGAACATCATGATGAAATCATCATAAACCCAAATTAACGTTATATACTTATATTGCCTTTACGAAATCACAATAGATATGTACTCTTACCAAATATAAATCGATCAAGGCTGCCATCAGCCAGAAACTCGTAGATAAGAAGCCTTTCATTTCCTTCCAAACAGAAACCAAGAAGCTTGACCAAATTCCTGTGTTGAAGCTTAGCCACCAACAATACTTCATTTTTAAATTCTACGTCTCCTTGGCTGGAATCACTAGAAAGCCTTTTAATCGCTATATGTTGTCCATCCAAAAGAGTACCCTGTTAAATATATAGATTAACTGCTTATAATGTGTCTAATTTATCTAAAAGGATTCAAACATCTTTTCTTCATCAGAAAATCTTATACTTACCTTGTAAACAGAGCCAAATCCACCCTGTCCGAGCTTTTTTACTGCCGAAAAGTCATCAGTTGAAGCTCTAATGGTCTCAAAATCGAATTGCAAGGCTTCCACGCTATTTATTCCATCTACAGTTAATCCAGAAAAAGATAATGTTAAGGCACATGAGATTCATTGTGTAATGCTTTTTACAGTACATATTTGCCACCAAATCTTTTTACTTACTGTCAACAATTCTACTTGGCCTCCTTAGTTGTAAATAAATTATGATGCATAGAAGAAGTGTCATCACGACACTGCCAATTGAAATGCCAACGATAATGATCGTTCGCCTATTTATTCCTGCAGAAACCAAAGTAACTTTGGTTAAAAAATATTTCCATACAATTAATTCGgaaatataacaacaattgtgaAGTGAAGCTTTATGCTTTGGCAAATCAAATGGCTTTTTCATTGAATAAGTTGAATCCTTCTGCCTCAAACAGCAAAGAAATAGAACATGTAGTTCAAAATACCATCCATTGATATGTTAAAAAATTGCCTTACACTTTTTTATACATTTCCCCTAGTTCCCGAAGAAAGACATTACATGGACTGGATTATAAGGTTCCGTCATCCTAAAATTAAGATAGCTC
The sequence above is drawn from the Euphorbia lathyris chromosome 6, ddEupLath1.1, whole genome shotgun sequence genome and encodes:
- the LOC136232944 gene encoding cysteine-rich receptor-like protein kinase 26 isoform X3 codes for the protein MRSNEFLRRAAATATGLKKFRSTICRNDIGNYTTTSAYRRNLENLISSLVLNTDIEYGFYNLSVGQPFDRVNAIALCRGDVSIDICRNCIRDASRGILEACPNQKEAIAFSDYCTLRYPNRSIFGVMETWATVSRWSPKNASDVNQFNWALQTLLSRLQSKAAAGSSTRKFATGNETAGFETIFGLVQCTPDLSEQKCQECLVAAFRKIPFCCEGRHGEPPTSPSLLEKGINRRTIIIVGISIGSVVMTLLLCIIIYLQLRRPSRIVDNGINSVEALQFDFETIRASTDDFSAVKKLGQGGFGSVYKGTLLDGQHIAIKRLSSDSSQGDVEFKNEVLLVAKLQHRNLVKLLGFCLEGNERLLIYEFLADGSLDRFIFDPVRSKHLNWEKRFKIIGGIAKGLLYLHEDSRHRVIHRDLKASNILLDAEMNPKISDFGLARLLIKDQTHSNTNRIFGTLHGKTGTQEHLQIS